The nucleotide sequence TGGGTCTTGCTATTCATCATTTtccttttaatttgactatgaataatttaagaaatgacaTATGATGCTCCAGGCAGCTGGTTTGTGTTCGTGTATAATGAGaagtaaaataactcaatttgaACCAAGTATAGAAGATATAGTTGCCAACATAATATTTGTGAGTGAGGCCCTTGGTAATTCAACGCCTTACATTAGCAATGAGATAAAATGTTACCACTTCTACAACAATAATCTCCTGAATTaaaggttttgatttttttgttttgttcaggGGATTTTTAGACAAGCGCGCGCTGCGTCATCCGGTACAAACGTTTTACTTTATTCATGCGAAAACTATAAACTGTCGCCGGTCAAAGTCAATGatgtatcaattaaaatatttagtcGGAGGCTTGTAACTGAAAGTTTGACAGATGAGTCGCGCGTCTGCAATTTTCTTGCAATGACTTCATATCCAACTGGGGGTTTAAAAGAAATGTCGACCCGAAAATTGATGCATTTAATTAAGTGATTAAAGACAAGATACAATACTTTGtgagttttacaaaaaaaaaaatttagtGTAAGGTTTATGTTTGATATCTACTTACAGTAATATTTGTTAGAATTCATTTGGCTGATATACACACAATGTTTGGAATACAGCGGTATATTGGTAAGtaatttatatagaaataaatacatttactaGTACAGTTgaattataaatttgtattttcttgGAAAATGGTTCGTCTTGAATTAATCAGTATAAACCTTTTACTCATTTAGCGGGTGAAATAGTTGAATGTTCACATATAagaattaaggtataagtaaaTGGAATTTTAGcgataataaaacatacatctGAAATCGAATCTGTTCatcatgttattttcaaattcatattCTACAATTTATACAGATGTTCCTTTATTTCAGCTTTAATCATTTTGGGTTTAACCCAGGCACAGCCGCCTCAAAACGTAAACCAAGTCCGAATGCCCGCAAACGCAAATCCATCGCTTAACGGTCCGGCGATGTCTGCTGTCCTACCAACCGGCCCCCGGATTCCCTCGATACCCGGACCCAACCCTGGAATGCAAGATAACGGACAGGGCCGCTCAAACCCACGTGTGTTACCACAGCGACCGAACGCGGGCATGAACTTGGCTGCAGCTTCCTGTGCGCAGATGGGACGAGACGCAGTGACTCGGTGCTTTCAGGTacttattcaatataaatattataaaatcgTTATCTTCATTTTTCACATATGTAAAACAGCTTGACTTAGTTGAACTATTAACACCAACCTCAGTTAATTTAATGGACAAAACaccacatttaaaaaaaataaatagcttttgtaaacaattccaatattgaaagaaatatgaaatagcACACATTCCACAACTTCGAACCTCGAACTGAAATATTATGAACAGTCTTTGTAAGATAACTATTGCTTCATGCATAATTACTGAACTACTGAAATCATTTTCAGTCAAATGGTGGCTACCAAATGCAGCACGTAGTCGCCGTATTGTCAAACGGAACCCAGGGTCCCATTCCCAGAAACGTCCAGCAGGTTAAAACCGGTCTCTGCTCGTaagttatttgtttaaataaatatttttagaaatattttttggatACATTGACATACAACAATAGCAcgtattcattatatattttaactttatattttcaacactattcaatttatacatatattttgctgTTAACACCTTTAAATTAACTGTGTACATAAGAGTATTTATTGTCTAGCTTCTCTGAGCTGTGCGTTTAGGTAGACAATAACATCATAGACCGATATGTGCGTGTTTTCGACCATATGTAAAGCTGGTAGCATTGggataatgtttaatgtaatcctgagatatatatttaactatttccGGGTAACAATTTAAAAGAGTGAGACTTTACCATCatatttgggggggggggggggggttgccTTCAGGGAATGCTCTTGATGTAAAAAAACGACGACAAActaataaaatgattaataatcGTATATTAACCATTTCCAGGCTACAAGGAACTATTATAGCGTGCATATTCTCCGCCATTAGCAATCTTCGGAACACTCAGACATGCCCGGCAGTTCCCGAGTATATCCGACTCGAACAGGAAGCCATTGAACTCGTGTCAAGACTTCAACAAATGTGCGGCAATGGTAAGAGATTATACCATCATCAAGATGAGTCTTAAATTAAAGAGAAACTTtaacttattttcataattgcCTATTCAACTAACAAAGAGTGTGTTCTTATTTATATCGTATAGATTATGGAAACTTTTGTTTCGTCAGACAACAAAAAGGACCTTTTCAAAACGACTTTTTAAAACGGCTTGATGTAAACTATGATGGAAAAATactaacaaatatttatttgcacattgattaaaacaactatatatatattagggatgcaaacgaatggcaatattgatattcaaatattcggtGATTCTTTCGAACAACGTTTAAAAAAGAGCAGCTAAAGCGCTATGGTCAAGAGTTACAGAAACACGCttgtttttgcgcattttttttttattattattgtcttcaTAGATCGTACATTTGACTTCAATCTTCCCCACCCCAGGTCCTCTCCCGGCCCCCGACATATGCCACAGGAGCCTGTTCAACAACCTTAAATCCTGTTACACGAGCGCTGGACTAGACGGAAGCCTGTTTTCACCAAACGCTACTGCCGTGTCCAGGACTTTGGGGCCCAGTCAGATCATTGGCTCTATCATAGGAAAAGACACGAAATCTGCCGATAAATTCTGCCGGTAAGTAGTGCCATTTCACTATTTTCTCTTTAGTGcgaaaatgtaatgtttgaaatCATGGAAATGTAAATTCCACATTGCAAAAAATACTCGACTAGTTTAGGATACCAAGAATGTGAGACTTTACATGTTACACTTCAACAATTGCGTTAAATagttacatttttcaaaattgtatttttattatcttatacCAAAAATGAATCATATATACTTCTAAATCTAAATGACTCGACGAAAAAGCATAAATAACTTGATTAGATACGTGAAGTAATGCTAAAACTATTTCCGTTATGTTGCCAAGGGCAATGGAGGTATATGTACATGAcctaattaaatacaaatgtgaATTATTCAATAACTGGTGACATTTTGACACTAACTAGTGTGTAttgcaatgttgttttttatcgaACGGCGacatatttattatgaacatttttatgtttgttaaaaaagcaCTTTTTTCGCAGAGGCTGGTTTTCACTTAAAATGAAAGGGTAAATCAAATACTAAtacaagttaattaaaacacaattgtCATTAACCTTTCAATACCATTCGCTTTTTAAgtaatttgtatacattttgtagtTATACTATAACTTATAGTTATAAAAgttatagtaataataataataataataataataataataataataataataataataaaataatattgataataataatgataatggcatcttttaataataataataataataataataataataataataataataactataactataataatagtaataataataattatcaacatcatcatcatcatcatcatcaccgcCACCGCCGCCGCCGTCGTCGTCATtataatcataaatattatgataattaaATTACACATGTAAAAAATTTCTTTTCTTGAATATGTACTCGTTTTTTTCTCTACGTTTTGTCCCGGCCCGTGGTATTCATACATATAGATATTGGGGCTCATAATCTAATATTTTGATCGTTTTTGTCAGTTTGtcttattttcatcaaataatgaaaatttagtttattattaaaaaccCACAAACATTAAATGACAAAGTTTACTTTTAGCATCGGCCGTTTCTGagaattaaattgaaattaggattttgcaaaattattaattaactatataCACAGTATGGACATCATATGTATAAGCCCTATTTCACCTGCCAAACGATTTCGTTTCATGCTCGTCCGTACAATCGCAACAACAATCTAGCCAATATACACATTCATTCAACACAATTCCAATATATCACACACACTTATGTGTAACTCTGTCTGTTTCAGTGTCAAACAACAGCTGTACACGTGCCTCAATCAGAAAATTGAGCGTTGTCCCGGCGCTTCAGAAATCCTTGCGCTCAGCGGATATGACGTAGAAGCTATACGTAACGGAATCGATGTCGTATGCCATGACGTTGGCAGTAAGTAGAAGCACTCCATTTTGTTAACTGTAGAGAAAAGGTGTCATGTAAAAATTCATTTACCTTGACCAAAACTATAATACGTTCATGACACTTGGTACACTTGGTCACTATGGCAATGCGCACATGCGTAGCAACCTGCCAACCGAGTACCCCTTGATCAATTGTGGAATGGATCAGTGTCGGAATCCGTTTGCTTTGCTCTcgttatgatttaaacataatttggaATTTATCAAGATTGGTCTTTTATCGCTCATTGAATTAAAAGATGCAATTCAGatttgtttctgaaaatatcTATTCTATTTCGAAACTTAGAAGTTGTTGGCGCCGTAAAAAGCGTGTTTGGGACATCGCTGTCTACATATGGATTCAGTTGGCATGTGCGAAATGCATTAGCATGTGgctttattgttgttttttcgataTCCACGATTATTTATGTCCAACAGTTTACTTGGACGGTGTGAAGTGCTTTAACAACAAGACACAGGAGGCGGCGCAGTGTTACAACACCATGATACAGAAGGTCGCTGACCTCTCCGCAGAACAAGCAAGGACCAACATACCGCCTGGCCAGTACAACTCCAGATATTGCCAGTAAGTACAGAGGTTTAAGGAACAATTGAATTCACACGCTTGGATAGTGTGCTATACGTAGATGTACGTGCGTGGTGTTTATGTGTGattaaaatgcatacatatttcTTATATGCATGTACCCACGAAACagtgttattttgatataatgtaTACGAACACATCGCACATATTTATTCCTATACAATACTTGAAATTAAAGCAATTTTTCATCATACGACATTTTCGATGACAAACTGAACAAAACTACGTGAACTTTACATTCATGTAACAGAATTAAAAGATAACTGtctaaaattgtccaagtgaACGACTTTTGTCAATGTCCGAGGAAACATCTAGTTTAAGTggttttattcaacatagataTCCAACGTTAGATTGCAACACAATTTATTCCAGCGTtagatttcaaaacaatttattctttgttatatatcaatttaaaatgaaagGAAAGCTAAAATGTGTCTCTCCgggaaacatttaaatgaaaaaaaaaacactaaggAAAAAAAACCTTCCCCCGTATATACTAACCATTCTTCGATATTCTGTACTAGGGACATACCGCATTTAACGGTTAATGCTGGATAGTGGAACCGCCTCTGATCACGTATATGCGTTTATTTTCAGACTGCGTGTACAGCATATGGAGTGTGATCTCAGCGCCTGGGATTCTCAGTGTGAAAAAAGCGTGGTGGGGCTTAAACACGAGTTCGAATGCAACCTTCTCCCTTCCTCGTGTAAAAATGATGGTATGGTTCAAAGACGCTTGCAACAGACATGCGCAATAGCGAGCTTCCAGCGCCAACTTCGATCTGGGTCTTCCAGAAGCTTTAAAATCGCCTCGGTAGCCATGACTATATT is from Mya arenaria isolate MELC-2E11 chromosome 9, ASM2691426v1 and encodes:
- the LOC128246256 gene encoding uncharacterized protein LOC128246256, whose translation is MSAVLPTGPRIPSIPGPNPGMQDNGQGRSNPRVLPQRPNAGMNLAAASCAQMGRDAVTRCFQSNGGYQMQHVVAVLSNGTQGPIPRNVQQVKTGLCSLQGTIIACIFSAISNLRNTQTCPAVPEYIRLEQEAIELVSRLQQMCGNGPLPAPDICHRSLFNNLKSCYTSAGLDGSLFSPNATAVSRTLGPSQIIGSIIGKDTKSADKFCRVKQQLYTCLNQKIERCPGASEILALSGYDVEAIRNGIDVVCHDVGIYLDGVKCFNNKTQEAAQCYNTMIQKVADLSAEQARTNIPPGQYNSRYCQLRVQHMECDLSAWDSQCEKSVVGLKHEFECNLLPSSCKNDGMVQRRLQQTCAIASFQRQLRSGSSRSFKIASVAMTILSLAFGVFLL